AGCGCTTCAAAGTAAAGTCTAAAGCCCTCCCGATGGTTTTATTCCTGTCCTTTCTACCATGGAACCGTGACAGATGCGGTCACACTTTTGGTGCAAAAACCAAGAATCTTCCCTTGACCTTTCGAAAAATTTCGTTCTATTAACGCAAAGACTTCCATTAACCCCCATACACCCATACTACAGGAGGAAATGACGATGACAAAAGCAGAGCTGGTTGAACAGATGGCAAAGGATGCGGGGATCTCAAAGGCTGCCGCCAACAAGGTCCTGGACTTATCTGTTGACAGTGTCAACCCTAACGCTGCATAAACAACACGGCGAGTCGGAGAATATAAACAGCATATCATGTTGTTGTACACTTGACACTGATAACGGGCTCTGTCGCTTTTCCGCCAAGAGTCGTATCCACAGACAATGAAAGATTCGCCCTGTTGTTTACCCTTTGGGAAAGCCGATGATACCGCATCTTCTGCGTTGCCAAGGGTTCGCAGTACCTGACTACGGCTTCACCCTTGGACGCCTTAAATCTGAGGCATCCTCAACCTTTGCAACATCAGGGTACAGAAAGCGCTGAAGAAGAAGGATGGCAAGGTGACATTGGTGGGTTTTGGTACCTTTTCCAAGGTTCGTCGCAAGGAAAGAGAAGGCAGGAATCCCCAAACAGGCGCAAAGATAAAGATCAAGGCCCGCAATGCTGTGAAGTTCAAACCCGGCAAAGCCCTGAAGGATTCTATGTAGCCGCAAGCACACAGCGACAGACCCCAGTTGAATAGGCTACGCATTTAACGGGGCAGGCACAGACTAATCTCATACCCCGCTGGAACAGCCTCGGATTCCACCCCGATTAAACAATTCCCGGTTTAACGGGGCAAGCACGGCGGGCAGAGCGCACATGGACACAGAATGATGTCGGGCTCATCGATAGACCCACCCCGGTAAAGACCTTCAATATTTAACCCCAGTACGATAGACTCTACGGGACAGGCGCAGCAAGCACGGACACACACAGACTATAATGGAAGCATTCCGGTTTTTCTTGATTATGGCTATAAAGATGGCTATAATATGGCAACTATACGAAGGAGGTGAGCCGTATGAAAAGGCACTTTTCCATAGCTGAAGCCAAGAACAAGTTGCCGTCCATCATCCATCAAGTGGAAAAAGGACCCTCCGTCAAACTTACCAGGCGAGGAGAACCGGTTGCGGTGCTGTTGTCTGTTCATGAATACGAACTGATGGATCAGAAAAGCGGAGGGTTTTGGAATGCCCTAGTGACATTCAGGCAAGTCATGCAGGATAGATCGGTGCAAATTACCGAGTCCGATTTTAAAGGTCTTCGAGATTCGTCCGCGGGCAGAGAGGTTCAATTTGAGGTATGAAATACTTGCTGGACACGAATGTCGTGTCAGAGTGTGTAAAGACGACACCCCACGAGTCTGTCCTTCACAAGCTTGAGAAACACGAACATGAAATTGTGACGGCAGCACCTGTTTGGCATGAGCTTCAATACGGTTGCCGGCGTCTTCCCAGATCTCGCAAACGCAAGATTATTGAATCATTCCTCAACGACGTGGTGCGACAGAACATGTTGATTCTTTCCTATGATGATCGCGCTGCCGAGTGGCATGCCAGAGAACGTGTGAGGTTGTCGTCAAAAGGAAAGACACCCCCGTTCGTGGATGGTCAGATTGCTGCGATTGCCAAAGTAAACGGCCTAGTTCTGGTAACGCGCAATGTTGAAGACTACGAGTCGTTTTCAGGATTGAAGACTGAAAACTGGCATAGGGTTTGAGGGCTGAAAGATGCCACCAAGAGCATAGTCTTTTTCGGAAACGGGAGTCCGATTCTGATGTCCCGCGGAATTGTCGTTGACCTTTCCAGATCGGAAACTGGTATGTTTCTGCAAACGGCGAGGGCGGCCTGAAGGAATAATTCTGCGTGTGATTCGGCTTGCAGCGCAGCCCAATAAGGGCGCCTTGTTAGTAAGAGACCATACCAATGATCATCAGTGCCAGCCGCCGCACAGACATCCCGGCTTTTTACGCGGAATGGTTTATGAACCGCATCCGAGCCGGTTACTGTACAGTTCCCAACCCCTTTAATCCCACTCAGGTCTCACACGTTTCGCTGAAGCCAGAAGATGTGGACGTCATCGTTTTCTGGACACGGAATCCGCGTCCGCTGTTCCCCTTTCTGACAAACCTGAATGAAAGTGGCTACCGATATTACTTTCTGTACACGCTGATGGACAACCCGCGTGCATTAGATCCCAAGTGCCCTCCCCTAAGAGTTTCCTTGAATACTTTTCAAGAACTGGCTGATCGTATTGGCCCGGAAAAGGTAATCTGGAGGTATGATCCTGTCGTGCTCAGCACGGCTACGCCAGCAGATTTCCATAAAGAAACATACCAACGCATTGCCCGGGCACTGCAAGGGCACACGCGTCGTTGCGTCATCAGCACCTTGGACGTTTATCGGAAGGCCCAGAAACGCTTGCGTAAGTTGGCAGAGGAAGGCTTTGAATTGCTGGCTTGCGAGGGCGAAGCATTTGGCGATCTCATGAAAACCTTTCTTCGTGCCGCCAATGAGAATGCGATGGAGATCGTCAGTTGTGCCGAAAAAATTGATCTGCAACCTTTCGGCATTCAACCCGGCAGATGCATTGATGACGAGTACATCTCGAACGTTTTTGGAATCAATGTAACCAACAAGAAAGACCCGTCTCAACGAAAAGCCTGCGGTTGTGTGATCAGCAAAGACATTGGCATGTATGATACCTGCTTATTTGGCTGCCGGTACTGCTACGCCACAACCAGCTTCGAACGCGCCAAAATTAACTACAAGAAGCACGACCCTGCCTCGCCGTCGCTGGTGGGCTGGCACGATGCAGAGCCAGAGCCAAAACCCTTTCAACAGCCCACACTCTGGGAACGCTCATAAATGTCAATATGAGTCTCTCATAAGCAATTCCCGTGATCTCCAGAAAACCCTGGAAAGTACCACCCGAGGGGCATGCAGCACTGGGAAAACCACGTCTACTTCAGCTTCTTTTGGACAGCTCCGATCTTATTGTTGAGTTCACAAATGACCACATTGGAATAACTGGCTCCAAGCGCATTGGCTACACCACGTCCGACACTCGGGACACCTCTGCTTCTGCCGATGGGCCACCACATACAACGGCAATATTTGGCTTATCACTTTGCGCCATTTTGAAACCCTTCTTCCGGTATTCAATGTTAGGCGACCTGCCTGACCACTTGGACAACACCCGTTTGCAGGCGATGCAGCTTCCATCGCTTTTCACGTTTTAGTTGTTCGGAATAGCTACTACATCCAATGACCAATCAGTGTCGGCCCCAAACCAAGCATCTTCGTAATTACCTGTGTACTCCTTGTTGGCGTGAACTGTTGCGCCTGTCAGATTCGCTAGTTCCTGTACAAAATCTGTACCATTACTATCAAACAGACCGTTTTTCGCAATCCGGCATGAAAATAGCAGGATATGGGGCTCATTGTTAAGGATGTCTCTCAACCTAGATAACTCGCTTCTCACTGTATTGTCGTTCTTAAGATTGTCAGTCGTCAATGTAAACATGTCTGACATATGTAGGCGGCCTGGACGGCCATGAGCAAAAATAGTCAATCTCCCTATTCTTCCATAAGTGTTCTTGATTACCTCCAAGTAATCTACCCATTGAGTAAGTGTAATGGCTCCATCATTCCAGTCATTCAGCCCGTCGTAAAAGAAGTAGTAAGCGTTAGTGTTATTCGTGCCTCGGAGAGAACCCCCCTCGTCGGTCAAAACCAACATGGCGAGGGCCGGTGTTAGCAAGGTTTACAGGGACACCATTCTCGGGCATAGCTTGAAAGGGATGGACGCCTATTACATGGTGCCATCTGAGAAAGACTTGCATCGGGCAACGGCGCAATACGAAGCATGGATCAACGATCAGTTGGCAAATGTTACCCAAAACGTTACCCAAACGGCAAAAGGGTAAAGGGTAAGATCAATGAGGCGCTGTTTTGAGGGGGCTTTGGGAATGATAACTTCGGCAAACATCGAATTGATAACGCTTGCAAAAACAAAGGGCCAGCCTATAATGGCTAACCCTTTATTATTACTTGCGTTTTTGATGGTGCCGAAGGCCGGATTTGAACCGGCACGGGCGTAACCCACTGCCCCCTCAAGACAGCGTGTCTACCAAATTCCACCACTTCGGCACAAAACACTCATCCTTTTTCGTTAGGCTCAGGGGTCGGCTCCGCAACGGCAGCCTCGGGAGCAGGCTCAGTCACAGCAGCCTCAGGAGTCGGCTCACTTGCCTCCGGCTGCGCACTCTCGGATTGAACCGGCGCTGGAGTCTGACCCTCGGCAGGCGTTTGCTCAGTTTCCTGGGTCACTGGCGGCGGCGCCACAGCCGGCATGATCGAACTGGTGGGTCGTCGGCTCGAAAAATATGCCAGACTCAAAGACGTCAACATAAACACAATGGCAGCGCCAGTGGTCATTTTGCTCAGAAAAGAGGAGGCGCCGCCACTTCCAAAAAGCGTCTGACTGCTTCCTCCACCAAATGCGGCTCCCATGTCCGCCCCCTTGCCTGTCTGCAACAGCACAATAAATATCAGGGCAATACAGACTACCACGTGCATCAATATGATGAAAGTTGACATAACACAGATACTCCGATTCTAAACTCCACCTTTTCCAGCCTCTGAACACGGACGCACAATGCCGGCAAAGGATTCGGCATCCAGACTGGCGCCCCCGACCAATGCTCCGTCAATGTCGCCCATGGCCATTAGCGCTGCAATGTTTGCGGGTTTTACACTTCCACCATACAATATGCGAAGCGCGTTTGCAATTGAATTTCCACAGGCCTTTTCCACCCAATCTCGTATAAACTTGTGGACATCCTGCGCCTGTTCACTCGTGGCTGTCTTTCCTGTCCCAATAGCCCAGACGGGCTCATAGGCAATAATGAGCTGCTGCAATCCATCGGAGGCAATAGCCTTAAGACCCTCTTTCAACTGCTCTTGGACAACGGAAAATGTTTGGCCAGCCTCTCTTTCAACCTCAGATTCCCCGACACACATAACGGGAATCAGACCACCTTCAAGGGCTGCCTTGACCTTTCGGTTCACTGTAACGTTGGTTTCGCCAAAATATTGACGCCGTTCGGAATGGCCGATAATCACGTGGGTGCATCCCGCTGCCCTTAACATGGGCGCTGATACCTGGCCGGTATAGGCGCCTTCGGTCTCCCAAAACAGGTCTTGAGCCCCCAGGTATATTGCCGATCCCTGCAAAATCTCGGCTACAACCCCAAGGGCTGTAAATGGAGGCGCCACCATGACATCGACGTCTTTAATGTCGGATACCAACGACTTCAACCGGCCTGCAAGCTCTGCAGCCTCCGGCCCGGTCTTGAACATTTTCCAGTTTCCAGAAATCAAGGGTTTGCGTCTTGCCATAAGTTCAGCCTCCCTAATATGGCCATTATTGAGGCAAAAGCCTCAATTAGGAGTCCCTGGTATTTAGTTGCAATCAGTTGATCAGAGGACTGCTTTTATCCGGCATCCCGCATCTGGTATCTGGCATCACGATCCCAAGATAAACTCGGCAGTTACCGGCAAATGCAACTGTTATTTCACCACCATCAGGATCACAGATCTTTTCCAATCATGACCGCCAGGTCTACCATGCGGGTAGCATATCCTCGCTCATTGTCGTACCAAGAAAGGACCTTGACCAGATCGTCAATTACATATGTCGTGGGAGCATCCACGATGGAAGAGTAAGTTGAACCGTTGAAATCGGATGAGACCAAGGGCAGATCGCTAAACGCCAAAATCCCCTTTAACGGACCTTCGGCAGCAGCCTTAAAGACGCTGTTAACATCAGCAGGCGTCAATCCGCTTTTGTCAATCCTGACCACCAGGTCCACAAGAGACACATTGGGTGTGGGAACCCGTATTGACAGGCCATTCAATTTTCCCTTGAGCTCGGGCAAAACCAGTGCAACAGCCTTTGCAGCCCCTGTTGTCGTGGGTATCATGGAAAGAGCTGCCGCTCTGGCCCGTCTGAGGTCCTTGTGGGGAAAATCAAGAAGCCGCTGATCCCCTGTGTAGGAATGGATCGTGGTCATAAGTCCGCTTTTTATTCCAAAGCTCTCAAAAAGCACTTTTGCCACAGGCGCGAGACAATTTGTAGTACACGAGGCGTTTGATATGATGTGGTGCTCCTTGGGATTGTACAAGGCGTCATTAACACCTATCACAATTGTTATGTCAGGGTCAGTGGCTGGCGCTGAAATGATCACCTTGCGAGCTCCTGATCCCAGGTGCTTTCCCGCACTTTCCTGGGTCCGAAAAAATCCAGTACACTCCATGACAATGTCCGCGCCAAAGTCCCCCCACCGGAGATCAGTTGGATCTTTGATCGCAGTGTAGGCAACTGGCCGACCATCGACTACAATGGCATCATTTTTAGCAACGATTTCAGAAATCAACGAACCATGTACCGAATCGTACCTGAGCAAATGTGCCATAGTTGACGCATCTGTAAGGTCGTTTATGGCAACGACCTCAACAGAATCGTTTTCCATGGCAGCTCTGAAAGCAAGCCTCCCTATACGCCCAAACCCGTTAATACCAACCCGAACACTCATAGATCCTCCTTGACGGCTTTTTACGAGTTCATCAATCCTAAATCTCAGCTCCTTTTATTTCCTTTCAACACCCCACTGGCAAGTGAAATACTCTTCTTGCCATATGCCTGCATACTCTCTGCCAAGTCGCCCAGATTGCTGTTCTCACGCTTTTTTGCCGCGCGGATCAACACTGGCAGATTCACACCGGTCAAAACGTCAATCCTGCCCTCCTCTAGAAATGAAAGGCTCAGGTTGGACGGCGTTCCGCCGAACATGTCGGTGAGGATGATCACACCGTCTCCTTGATCAACAGCCTTGATCCCTGCGCCAATCTTCTTCCTCAGTTCCTCAGCGCTGTACTTCAGGTCCACGGAAACAGCCGTGGCAGCCTCTAGGGGGCCTTCCAAAACGCAGTTGGCCGCTTCGATGAGAGCCTCTCCCAAACC
This is a stretch of genomic DNA from Deltaproteobacteria bacterium. It encodes these proteins:
- a CDS encoding HU family DNA-binding protein, which produces MTKAELVEQMAKDAGISKAAANKVLDLSVDSVNPNAA
- a CDS encoding HU family DNA-binding protein codes for the protein MLNLCNIRVQKALKKKDGKVTLVGFGTFSKVRRKEREGRNPQTGAKIKIKARNAVKFKPGKALKDSM
- a CDS encoding type II toxin-antitoxin system Phd/YefM family antitoxin encodes the protein MKRHFSIAEAKNKLPSIIHQVEKGPSVKLTRRGEPVAVLLSVHEYELMDQKSGGFWNALVTFRQVMQDRSVQITESDFKGLRDSSAGREVQFEV
- a CDS encoding type II toxin-antitoxin system VapC family toxin — encoded protein: MKYLLDTNVVSECVKTTPHESVLHKLEKHEHEIVTAAPVWHELQYGCRRLPRSRKRKIIESFLNDVVRQNMLILSYDDRAAEWHARERVRLSSKGKTPPFVDGQIAAIAKVNGLVLVTRNVEDYESFSGLKTENWHRV
- a CDS encoding DUF1848 domain-containing protein, yielding MIISASRRTDIPAFYAEWFMNRIRAGYCTVPNPFNPTQVSHVSLKPEDVDVIVFWTRNPRPLFPFLTNLNESGYRYYFLYTLMDNPRALDPKCPPLRVSLNTFQELADRIGPEKVIWRYDPVVLSTATPADFHKETYQRIARALQGHTRRCVISTLDVYRKAQKRLRKLAEEGFELLACEGEAFGDLMKTFLRAANENAMEIVSCAEKIDLQPFGIQPGRCIDDEYISNVFGINVTNKKDPSQRKACGCVISKDIGMYDTCLFGCRYCYATTSFERAKINYKKHDPASPSLVGWHDAEPEPKPFQQPTLWERS
- a CDS encoding DUF4347 domain-containing protein; translation: MLTPALAMLVLTDEGGSLRGTNNTNAYYFFYDGLNDWNDGAITLTQWVDYLEVIKNTYGRIGRLTIFAHGRPGRLHMSDMFTLTTDNLKNDNTVRSELSRLRDILNNEPHILLFSCRIAKNGLFDSNGTDFVQELANLTGATVHANKEYTGNYEDAWFGADTDWSLDVVAIPNN
- the secG gene encoding preprotein translocase subunit SecG; protein product: MSTFIILMHVVVCIALIFIVLLQTGKGADMGAAFGGGSSQTLFGSGGASSFLSKMTTGAAIVFMLTSLSLAYFSSRRPTSSIMPAVAPPPVTQETEQTPAEGQTPAPVQSESAQPEASEPTPEAAVTEPAPEAAVAEPTPEPNEKG
- a CDS encoding triose-phosphate isomerase, which produces MARRKPLISGNWKMFKTGPEAAELAGRLKSLVSDIKDVDVMVAPPFTALGVVAEILQGSAIYLGAQDLFWETEGAYTGQVSAPMLRAAGCTHVIIGHSERRQYFGETNVTVNRKVKAALEGGLIPVMCVGESEVEREAGQTFSVVQEQLKEGLKAIASDGLQQLIIAYEPVWAIGTGKTATSEQAQDVHKFIRDWVEKACGNSIANALRILYGGSVKPANIAALMAMGDIDGALVGGASLDAESFAGIVRPCSEAGKGGV
- the gap gene encoding type I glyceraldehyde-3-phosphate dehydrogenase; amino-acid sequence: MSVRVGINGFGRIGRLAFRAAMENDSVEVVAINDLTDASTMAHLLRYDSVHGSLISEIVAKNDAIVVDGRPVAYTAIKDPTDLRWGDFGADIVMECTGFFRTQESAGKHLGSGARKVIISAPATDPDITIVIGVNDALYNPKEHHIISNASCTTNCLAPVAKVLFESFGIKSGLMTTIHSYTGDQRLLDFPHKDLRRARAAALSMIPTTTGAAKAVALVLPELKGKLNGLSIRVPTPNVSLVDLVVRIDKSGLTPADVNSVFKAAAEGPLKGILAFSDLPLVSSDFNGSTYSSIVDAPTTYVIDDLVKVLSWYDNERGYATRMVDLAVMIGKDL
- a CDS encoding PTS sugar transporter subunit IIA, with the translated sequence MIGIVVVTHSGLGEALIEAANCVLEGPLEAATAVSVDLKYSAEELRKKIGAGIKAVDQGDGVIILTDMFGGTPSNLSLSFLEEGRIDVLTGVNLPVLIRAAKKRENSNLGDLAESMQAYGKKSISLASGVLKGNKRS